One genomic window of Candidatus Zixiibacteriota bacterium includes the following:
- a CDS encoding NAD(P)H-hydrate dehydratase, producing the protein MKLVTSEQMRRIDSETINNYGIPGPELMENAGRGIARQLANLVIGNVRGTSIAIICGKGNNGGDGFVVGRYLSEMGAEVRFYFIGPIDKLSHDARLNFDRAAGSGMNLEEVTSIDHLPPQLECDYLIDAIFGTGFAGTPRGLTGELIDYINRQETATIIAVDMPSGLNADTGQHDGSVVRADFTFSLALPKYGLYVTPGRELAGHVRIVPIGVPDEVIDRCNLSTSLITQEMVTTKLPERKPDGHKGDFGKLFVLAGSIGMTGAAALAAKAALRSGCGLVMIGCPKTMLPIIASLVAEATSFPLPDVAKKGTLALRGLGGVRKLAAEHSAVAVGPGIGTHHETAELIRRLLSNLDKPTVIDADGINAFAGKTDLLKACTDTAELIITPHPGEFKRLTGQAVPDDIHERIPLAISSAKELNCILVLKGSPTLVASPDGSCYLNPTGNNGMATGGSGDVLTGAIGSLLAQGMSTIDAAICGTYLHGLAGDFAAMELSERSMIAGDIVDFLPEAFSLLG; encoded by the coding sequence ATGAAACTGGTCACATCGGAACAGATGCGCCGCATCGACAGTGAGACCATCAACAACTACGGCATCCCCGGTCCGGAACTAATGGAAAACGCTGGACGCGGTATCGCTCGACAGTTGGCCAATCTGGTCATCGGCAACGTTCGGGGAACCAGCATCGCGATAATCTGCGGTAAAGGAAACAACGGCGGCGACGGATTCGTGGTTGGCCGGTATTTGTCCGAGATGGGAGCCGAAGTTCGGTTCTATTTCATCGGACCGATAGACAAGCTTTCTCATGATGCACGACTGAACTTCGACCGAGCGGCCGGTAGTGGTATGAATCTCGAAGAAGTCACCTCCATTGATCATCTACCACCACAGCTTGAATGCGATTACCTGATTGACGCTATCTTCGGAACTGGTTTTGCAGGCACACCGCGCGGTTTGACGGGAGAATTGATCGACTACATCAACCGCCAGGAGACAGCAACAATCATTGCAGTGGATATGCCCTCCGGCCTCAATGCCGATACGGGACAGCACGATGGTAGTGTTGTACGTGCTGATTTTACTTTCTCGCTGGCCTTGCCAAAGTATGGTCTCTATGTGACGCCGGGTCGTGAGCTAGCCGGTCATGTGCGTATTGTACCAATTGGGGTACCGGACGAAGTGATTGACAGGTGTAACCTGTCCACATCGTTGATTACACAGGAGATGGTCACAACAAAGTTACCCGAACGCAAGCCGGACGGCCATAAAGGTGATTTCGGAAAGCTGTTTGTATTGGCTGGTTCCATCGGTATGACGGGAGCGGCCGCATTGGCGGCAAAAGCTGCCCTGCGATCCGGATGCGGGTTGGTAATGATTGGCTGTCCTAAGACAATGCTGCCAATCATTGCCTCGCTTGTGGCCGAGGCTACTTCATTCCCCTTGCCGGATGTGGCCAAGAAAGGAACCTTGGCTCTGCGTGGACTGGGCGGCGTACGCAAACTGGCCGCCGAACATAGCGCCGTGGCTGTTGGTCCCGGAATTGGGACGCATCATGAGACCGCAGAATTGATACGAAGGCTTCTTTCTAACCTGGACAAACCGACTGTGATTGATGCCGACGGCATCAACGCTTTCGCCGGTAAAACTGATTTGCTCAAAGCGTGTACTGATACTGCAGAGCTGATCATCACGCCCCATCCGGGCGAGTTCAAACGTCTAACCGGCCAGGCAGTACCTGACGACATTCATGAACGTATTCCCCTCGCGATTTCATCAGCCAAAGAACTAAATTGTATTTTGGTTTTGAAAGGCAGCCCGACATTGGTAGCAAGCCCGGACGGTTCGTGTTACTTGAATCCGACCGGCAATAACGGTATGGCTACCGGCGGCAGTGGCGATGTCCTGACGGGAGCGATTGGTTCACTATTGGCGCAGGGGATGTCGACCATCGATGCTGCCATATGCGGAACATATCTTCATGGCTTGGCGGGAGATTTTGCGGCGATGGAACTCAGTGAGCGATCAATGATCGCCGGGGATATTGTGGATTTCCTTCCCGAAGCGTTTTCACTTCTTGGTTAG
- the lon gene encoding endopeptidase La codes for MRGSSQVCEEKVIDTTDEDQKLQIVDSRVLPILPLKETLVFPYLVVPLMIQDTDQARLVDDALMRGSRIGLFLQKDQEQKNPGPDDLYHDGCSGSILKMLRFPDGTVRFLIQGLTRIRIRKFTGSDKLMLAEVEEVPDTEHDAVELEALQRIVLERIKSLSDLAPYLTDEFHLSAINQDTPSKLADYVASNLNISMAHKQDLLAEADVHRRLSKLYAAILKEIEVLELSHKIQAQAASELGKSQRDYILREQLKAIKKELGDGDETSELDEFDTRIIEAEMPESAEQAARKELDRLSHMNPSSAEYTVARTYLDILVTLPWNKSTEDKLDLRRAKKVLDEDHFDLEKVKDRILEHLAVRKLKADIKGPILCFVGPPGVGKTSLGKSIARAMGREFARVSLGGMRDEAEIRGHRRTYIGAMPGRVIQSIKRCGSNNPVIMLDEIDKLGSDFRGDPSSALLEVLDPEQNDSFSDHYLEIPFDLSKVMFITTANWLEPIPPVLRDRMETIRLPGYTDLEKLAIARRHLIVKQLDNHGLTRKNLVLNDSAVKVIIEDYTREAGLRNLEREIAAVCRKAARKVAAGAKKKITVTGKDIPKLLGPQRFTREVLSRQGLVGVVPGLAYTSVGGELLFIEATSMPGKKTMTLTGQLGDVMKESAQAALSFIRSNCTALKIDPQVFEDREIHIHVPAGATPKDGPSAGITMVVALASLLTGRAVKPCMAMTGEITLRGTILPIGGLKEKLLAAYRAGIEVVLVPEDNRKDTRELAPEIKKGIKLKFFSELLPAVKFALSAANGTKEKVSPKKTRKTKKSIK; via the coding sequence ATGCGAGGCTCTTCCCAAGTGTGTGAGGAAAAAGTGATTGATACGACCGATGAAGACCAGAAATTGCAAATAGTTGATTCGCGCGTTTTGCCAATCTTGCCCCTGAAGGAAACGCTGGTGTTTCCTTACCTGGTCGTTCCCCTGATGATTCAGGATACTGATCAGGCGCGTTTGGTTGATGACGCCCTTATGCGCGGCTCCAGGATCGGACTGTTTCTCCAGAAAGATCAAGAACAGAAAAACCCCGGTCCCGACGATCTTTACCACGACGGGTGCAGTGGCAGTATTCTTAAGATGTTGCGTTTTCCGGACGGTACGGTTCGTTTTCTTATTCAAGGACTTACCCGTATTCGCATTCGGAAATTCACCGGCTCAGACAAACTTATGCTGGCCGAAGTCGAGGAAGTCCCGGATACCGAACATGACGCAGTGGAACTTGAGGCGTTGCAACGCATTGTTCTGGAGCGTATCAAGTCTCTCTCCGATTTGGCACCCTACCTGACCGATGAGTTTCATCTCTCCGCTATCAATCAGGACACGCCATCCAAGCTGGCTGATTATGTCGCCTCGAACTTGAATATCTCCATGGCCCATAAACAGGACCTTCTGGCTGAGGCTGATGTCCATCGGCGTTTAAGCAAGCTGTACGCCGCGATTCTCAAAGAGATCGAGGTACTGGAGCTGTCACACAAGATTCAAGCCCAGGCCGCCAGCGAACTCGGCAAGTCGCAGCGGGATTATATCCTGCGTGAACAGTTGAAGGCGATCAAGAAAGAACTTGGTGACGGTGACGAAACTTCCGAACTCGATGAGTTCGATACACGCATTATCGAAGCGGAAATGCCGGAGAGCGCTGAACAGGCGGCTCGCAAGGAACTAGACCGCCTGTCACATATGAATCCTTCTTCAGCTGAGTACACAGTGGCGCGAACCTATCTCGACATCCTCGTCACTTTGCCATGGAACAAATCTACAGAAGACAAACTTGATCTGCGACGGGCCAAGAAGGTTCTCGATGAAGACCACTTTGATCTGGAAAAGGTCAAGGATCGCATCCTAGAACATCTGGCCGTGCGAAAGCTCAAGGCCGATATCAAGGGACCGATTCTATGTTTTGTTGGTCCTCCCGGAGTAGGTAAAACATCGTTGGGTAAGTCTATCGCCCGTGCGATGGGACGGGAATTCGCCCGTGTCTCACTAGGCGGGATGCGTGACGAGGCGGAAATAAGAGGTCATCGGCGGACATATATAGGTGCTATGCCGGGACGCGTTATCCAGTCTATCAAACGATGCGGATCCAATAACCCGGTGATTATGCTCGACGAAATTGATAAGCTCGGTTCGGATTTCCGTGGCGATCCTTCATCCGCTCTGCTGGAAGTTCTTGATCCGGAACAAAACGACTCGTTCTCTGATCATTATCTGGAGATTCCGTTTGATCTGTCCAAGGTAATGTTCATTACGACCGCCAATTGGCTGGAACCGATCCCGCCGGTATTGCGTGATCGCATGGAGACGATCCGTCTGCCCGGATATACCGACCTGGAGAAGCTAGCGATTGCCAGGCGACACCTTATCGTCAAACAACTCGACAATCACGGATTGACAAGAAAGAACCTGGTCTTGAACGATTCGGCCGTCAAGGTCATTATCGAAGATTACACGCGAGAGGCTGGACTGAGGAATCTGGAGCGGGAGATCGCTGCAGTTTGTCGCAAGGCGGCTCGCAAGGTAGCGGCCGGGGCAAAGAAGAAAATCACGGTCACAGGGAAGGACATCCCCAAGCTACTCGGACCGCAGAGGTTCACTCGTGAGGTGCTCAGCCGTCAGGGACTGGTCGGCGTTGTACCTGGTCTGGCCTATACTTCGGTGGGTGGTGAACTGCTCTTTATTGAGGCTACCTCTATGCCGGGCAAGAAGACTATGACCCTTACCGGGCAACTTGGTGATGTGATGAAAGAGTCAGCGCAGGCAGCACTTTCATTCATCCGATCTAATTGCACCGCTCTGAAAATCGACCCTCAAGTTTTCGAGGATCGCGAAATACATATTCATGTCCCAGCCGGAGCTACCCCCAAGGACGGCCCATCGGCAGGCATTACTATGGTTGTGGCGCTTGCTTCGCTATTGACCGGTCGGGCGGTCAAACCCTGTATGGCCATGACTGGCGAGATCACTCTGCGCGGAACGATTCTGCCTATCGGCGGACTCAAAGAAAAGCTTCTGGCCGCATATCGTGCCGGAATCGAGGTTGTTTTGGTCCCTGAGGACAATCGTAAGGATACCCGGGAGCTGGCGCCGGAGATCAAAAAGGGTATCAAATTGAAGTTCTTCTCAGAATTGCTGCCCGCAGTGAAGTTCGCGCTTTCTGCTGCCAATGGCACTAAAGAAAAAGTAAGCCCCAAAAAGACCCGTAAGACAAAAAAATCTATCAAGTAG